Proteins from a single region of Campylobacter sp. RM16704:
- the rplJ gene encoding 50S ribosomal protein L10: protein MTKSQKVELVSKLEESFKVSEAVIVCNYKGLNTKKLEELRSNAREVDVKVQIIKNTLASIALKNAGKDGMELKDTNIYLWGEDQLNVSKVADKFNEANQAFEIKTAFIEGEVASVDKVKALAKMPSRNELLAMLLQVWNAPITNFTIGLNALKEKKEAE from the coding sequence ATGACTAAAAGCCAAAAAGTTGAACTTGTTTCTAAACTTGAGGAAAGTTTTAAGGTTAGTGAAGCAGTTATAGTTTGTAACTATAAAGGTTTAAATACTAAAAAACTTGAAGAGCTAAGAAGCAATGCAAGAGAAGTGGATGTTAAAGTTCAAATTATAAAAAATACTTTAGCAAGTATTGCTCTTAAAAATGCCGGCAAAGATGGAATGGAACTTAAAGATACTAATATTTATCTTTGGGGTGAAGATCAACTAAATGTTTCAAAAGTTGCTGATAAATTTAATGAAGCAAATCAAGCATTTGAGATTAAAACTGCTTTTATTGAAGGCGAAGTTGCTTCAGTTGATAAGGTTAAAGCTTTAGCTAAAATGCCTTCTCGCAACGAATTGCTTGCTATGCTTTTGCAAGTTTGGAATGCACCAATTACCAATTTTACAATTGGATTAAATGCATTAAAAGAAAAAAAAGAAGCTGAATAA
- the rpoB gene encoding DNA-directed RNA polymerase subunit beta, giving the protein MLNSQSGNRLRVDFSNVPQQIDIPNLLQLQKKSFDYFLNLDAKNSESGIEKVFKSIFPIHDPQNRLSLEYVSSEVGKPKYTIRECMERGLTYSVNLKMKIRLTLHEKDEKTGEKIGIKDIKEQEIYIREIPLMTDRISFIVNGVERVVVNQLHRSPGVIFKEEESSTVANKLVYTAQIIPDRGSWLYFEYDAKDILYVRINKRRKIPITILFRALGYKKQDIIKLFYPIQTIHVKKDKFLTEFNPNDFLDRVEYDLKDDKGNIIHQAGKRMTKKKAEQLVKDGVKWVEYPIEILTNRYLANPIINKETGEVLFDSLTLLDEAKIAKIKEEKKQFDIANDLANGVDAAIINSFIQDNETLKLLKQTENIDDENDLAAIRIYKVMRPGEPVVKDAAKAFVNDLFFNPERYDLTKVGRMKMNHKLGLDTPEYVTVLTNEDIVKTAKYLIKVKNGRGHIDDRDHLGNRRIRSIGELLANELHIGLAKMQKSIRDKFTALNTDIEKVMPYDLINPKTITVTIMEFFTGGQLSQFMDQTNPLSEVTHKRRLSALGEGGLVKERAGFEVRDVHATHYGRICPVETPEGQNIGLINTLSTYARVNDLGFVEAPYKKVENGKVSNEIVYLTATQEEGLVIAAASTKTDDKGNIVEEFVEARQDGETILARREEVQLIDLCSGMIVGVTASLIPFLEHDDANRALMGSNMQRQAVPLLTTQAPIVGTGMEKIIARDAWEAIKVKRAGIVEKVDNKNIFILGEDENGPFIDHYKMEKNLRTNNNTTFIQRPIVKKGEIVQVGQIIADGPSMDLGELAIGKNALIAFMPWHGYNYEDAIVISEKILREDTFTSVHIYEKEVEARELKDGVEEITKDIPNIKEEDLAHLDESGIAKIGTHIKPGMILVGKVSPKGEVKPTPEERLLRAIFGEKAGHVVNKSLYATASLEGVVVDVKIFTKKGYEKDTRAVKAYDEEKLNLEKEHHDRLLMMDREEILRVCSLLSKSPLNSNEEINGVKYKKGAKVDIKELEKINRFALNSLVKAYSKEVQKEYDDLKNHFQNEKKKLKTEHDEKLEILEKDDILPSGVVKLVKVYIATKRKLKVGDKMAGRHGNKGIVSNIVPEVDMPYLPDGRPIDIALNPLGVPSRMNIGQILESHLGIVGMKLGDQIQEIFDRKQKDFIKELRKKILEICDVSRLKIEKKFIQTLNDEQLIAYARDWTKGVKFATPVFEGVTVEELGKLFEMAKIAMDGKSELYDGRTGEKMAERVHVGCMYMLKLHHLVDEKVHARSTGPYSLVTQQPVGGKALFGGQRFGEMEVWALEAYGAAHTLREMLTIKSDDVEGRFSAYKALTKGENVPATGIPETFFVLTNELKSLALDVEIFDKDENNE; this is encoded by the coding sequence ATGTTAAATTCACAATCAGGAAATCGTTTAAGAGTAGACTTCTCGAATGTTCCACAACAAATAGACATTCCAAATTTATTACAATTGCAAAAAAAGAGTTTTGATTATTTTTTAAATTTAGACGCAAAAAATTCAGAAAGTGGAATTGAAAAAGTATTTAAATCTATTTTTCCAATTCATGATCCACAAAATAGATTAAGTTTAGAATATGTAAGTAGTGAAGTAGGTAAACCAAAATACACTATAAGAGAGTGTATGGAAAGAGGATTGACTTATTCGGTTAATTTAAAAATGAAAATCCGTCTTACTTTACATGAAAAAGATGAAAAAACTGGCGAAAAAATTGGTATAAAAGATATCAAAGAACAAGAAATTTATATTAGAGAAATTCCTTTAATGACAGATAGAATTTCTTTTATTGTTAATGGGGTAGAAAGAGTTGTTGTAAACCAACTTCATAGAAGCCCTGGTGTTATTTTTAAAGAAGAAGAAAGTTCTACTGTTGCTAATAAATTAGTATATACAGCTCAAATTATACCAGATAGAGGATCTTGGCTTTATTTTGAATACGATGCCAAAGATATTCTTTATGTGCGTATTAATAAAAGAAGAAAAATACCTATTACAATTTTGTTTAGAGCACTTGGTTATAAAAAACAAGATATTATAAAATTATTTTATCCTATACAAACTATTCATGTTAAAAAAGATAAATTTTTAACCGAGTTTAATCCAAATGATTTTTTAGATAGAGTTGAATATGATCTAAAAGATGACAAAGGAAATATTATACACCAAGCTGGTAAAAGAATGACTAAGAAAAAAGCAGAACAGCTTGTAAAAGATGGTGTTAAGTGGGTGGAATATCCAATTGAAATTTTAACAAATAGATATTTAGCAAATCCAATTATCAATAAAGAAACTGGAGAAGTTTTATTTGATTCATTAACATTGTTAGATGAAGCAAAGATAGCTAAAATTAAAGAAGAAAAAAAACAATTTGATATAGCAAATGATTTAGCCAATGGAGTAGATGCGGCTATTATCAATTCTTTTATTCAAGATAATGAAACTTTGAAATTATTAAAACAAACTGAAAATATAGATGATGAAAACGATTTAGCTGCAATTAGAATTTATAAAGTTATGAGACCAGGTGAGCCTGTTGTAAAAGATGCTGCGAAAGCTTTTGTAAATGATTTGTTTTTTAATCCAGAAAGATATGATCTAACTAAAGTTGGTCGTATGAAAATGAATCATAAACTAGGTTTAGATACGCCTGAATATGTTACAGTTTTAACAAATGAGGATATAGTAAAAACTGCAAAATATCTTATAAAAGTTAAAAATGGTAGAGGGCATATTGACGATAGAGATCATTTGGGTAATCGTCGTATAAGATCTATTGGGGAACTTTTGGCAAATGAGCTTCATATAGGTTTAGCTAAAATGCAAAAATCTATTAGAGATAAATTTACAGCTTTGAATACTGATATTGAAAAGGTTATGCCATATGATTTGATCAATCCTAAAACAATAACTGTAACCATTATGGAATTTTTTACCGGTGGTCAATTATCACAATTTATGGATCAAACTAATCCTTTAAGTGAGGTTACCCATAAGCGTCGTTTATCTGCACTCGGAGAAGGTGGTCTTGTAAAAGAAAGAGCTGGATTTGAAGTGCGTGATGTTCATGCAACTCATTATGGAAGAATTTGTCCTGTTGAAACTCCAGAAGGACAAAATATTGGTTTGATAAATACACTTTCTACTTATGCTAGAGTAAATGATTTAGGTTTTGTTGAAGCACCTTATAAAAAAGTTGAAAATGGAAAAGTAAGTAATGAAATTGTGTATTTAACGGCTACGCAAGAAGAGGGCTTGGTAATTGCTGCTGCTTCAACTAAAACTGATGATAAAGGCAATATTGTTGAAGAATTTGTTGAAGCAAGACAAGATGGAGAAACAATTTTAGCTAGAAGAGAAGAAGTACAATTAATCGACCTTTGTTCAGGTATGATAGTTGGTGTTACGGCCTCTTTAATTCCATTCTTAGAACATGATGATGCAAACAGGGCTTTGATGGGTTCAAACATGCAGCGTCAAGCGGTACCGCTTTTAACAACTCAAGCTCCAATTGTTGGAACAGGAATGGAAAAAATAATAGCTAGAGATGCTTGGGAGGCTATTAAAGTTAAAAGAGCTGGTATAGTTGAAAAAGTTGATAATAAAAATATCTTTATATTAGGTGAAGATGAAAATGGTCCATTTATAGATCATTATAAAATGGAAAAAAATTTAAGAACCAACAATAATACAACATTTATTCAACGTCCTATTGTAAAAAAAGGTGAAATTGTACAAGTAGGTCAAATTATCGCAGATGGTCCAAGTATGGATCTAGGCGAACTTGCTATTGGTAAAAACGCTTTAATTGCTTTTATGCCATGGCATGGATATAACTATGAAGATGCTATTGTAATTAGTGAAAAGATTTTGCGTGAAGACACTTTTACTAGCGTACATATTTATGAAAAAGAGGTTGAAGCTAGAGAGTTAAAAGATGGTGTAGAAGAAATCACAAAAGATATTCCAAATATCAAAGAAGAGGATTTAGCTCATCTTGATGAAAGTGGTATAGCAAAAATAGGAACTCATATAAAACCTGGCATGATTTTAGTTGGTAAGGTTTCTCCAAAAGGCGAGGTTAAACCAACCCCAGAGGAAAGATTATTAAGAGCTATTTTTGGTGAAAAAGCTGGACATGTTGTTAATAAATCTTTATATGCTACAGCTTCTTTAGAAGGTGTAGTGGTTGATGTGAAAATCTTTACTAAAAAAGGTTATGAGAAAGATACACGTGCTGTAAAAGCTTATGATGAAGAAAAGTTAAATCTTGAAAAAGAGCACCACGATAGACTTTTAATGATGGATAGAGAAGAAATTTTAAGAGTATGCTCTTTACTTTCTAAATCGCCTTTAAATTCAAATGAAGAAATTAATGGTGTAAAATATAAAAAAGGTGCAAAGGTAGACATTAAAGAACTTGAAAAAATAAATCGCTTTGCTTTAAATTCTTTAGTAAAGGCTTATTCTAAAGAAGTTCAAAAAGAATATGATGATTTAAAAAATCATTTTCAAAATGAAAAGAAAAAACTAAAAACAGAACATGATGAAAAATTAGAAATTCTAGAAAAAGATGATATATTGCCAAGTGGTGTAGTAAAACTTGTTAAAGTTTATATTGCTACAAAAAGAAAATTAAAAGTTGGTGATAAAATGGCAGGACGCCATGGAAATAAAGGTATTGTGTCTAATATTGTTCCTGAAGTTGATATGCCATATTTGCCTGATGGAAGACCTATTGATATAGCTTTAAATCCTTTGGGGGTTCCAAGTCGTATGAATATTGGACAAATTCTTGAAAGCCATTTAGGCATAGTAGGAATGAAATTAGGAGATCAAATTCAAGAAATTTTTGATAGAAAACAAAAAGATTTTATAAAAGAGCTACGTAAAAAAATTCTTGAAATTTGTGATGTTTCTAGACTAAAAATCGAGAAAAAATTTATACAAACACTTAATGATGAACAATTAATTGCTTATGCTAGAGATTGGACTAAAGGTGTAAAATTTGCTACGCCTGTTTTTGAAGGTGTTACAGTTGAGGAACTTGGTAAGCTTTTTGAAATGGCAAAAATTGCTATGGATGGAAAAAGCGAACTTTATGATGGAAGAACTGGCGAAAAAATGGCAGAACGCGTTCATGTTGGATGTATGTATATGCTTAAATTGCACCATTTAGTAGATGAAAAAGTACATGCAAGAAGTACAGGACCTTATAGTCTTGTAACACAACAACCAGTAGGTGGTAAAGCATTGTTTGGTGGACAAAGATTTGGTGAGATGGAGGTTTGGGCTCTTGAAGCTTATGGAGCAGCTCATACTCTAAGAGAAATGCTTACTATAAAATCTGATGATGTTGAAGGTAGATTTAGTGCTTATAAAGCTTTAACAAAAGGTGAGAATGTTCCAGCAACAGGTATTCCAGAGACATTCTTTGTACTTACAAATGAATTAAAATCTCTTGCTTTAGATGTTGAGATTTTTGATAAGGATGAGAATAATGAGTAA
- a CDS encoding YaaA family protein has product MIILFSPSESKNKIATHEPINCESFVFKHKYNKRIEALNKYQEFIKNCSILDLEKFFGVKDINEIHNLSQNILNQKTIKAIKRYNGVAFEHLDYSSLNANSKKYIDENVLIFSNLFGPILAKDLIPYYKFKQGEKIKDFNIEKFYKENFSKDIDGLLENKTIIDLRAKFYEKFYTIKQPFITFVFLKNSKIISHYAKAYRGIILKILAQHNINTKEEIFNKLPNDLKIKEIKKQGLKEEIVLQV; this is encoded by the coding sequence ATGATAATTTTATTTTCACCTAGTGAGAGCAAAAACAAAATAGCTACTCACGAACCAATAAATTGTGAGTCATTTGTTTTCAAGCATAAGTATAACAAGAGAATAGAAGCTTTGAATAAATATCAAGAATTTATTAAAAATTGTAGTATATTAGATCTTGAGAAATTTTTTGGTGTAAAAGATATAAACGAAATTCATAATCTAAGTCAAAATATATTAAATCAAAAAACCATAAAAGCTATTAAAAGATATAATGGAGTTGCTTTTGAACACTTAGATTATAGTAGTTTAAATGCTAATTCTAAAAAATACATAGATGAAAATGTTTTGATATTTTCTAATCTTTTTGGACCAATCTTAGCAAAAGACTTAATTCCTTATTATAAATTTAAACAAGGAGAGAAAATCAAAGACTTTAATATAGAAAAATTTTATAAAGAAAATTTTTCAAAAGACATTGATGGTTTGTTGGAAAATAAAACAATAATAGATCTAAGAGCTAAATTTTATGAGAAATTTTACACTATAAAACAACCTTTTATTACTTTTGTTTTTTTAAAAAATTCTAAAATTATAAGCCATTATGCAAAAGCATATAGAGGAATAATTTTAAAAATATTAGCTCAGCACAATATAAATACAAAAGAAGAAATATTCAATAAACTACCAAATGATTTAAAAATTAAAGAGATTAAAAAACAAGGATTAAAAGAAGAAATAGTTTTACAAGTTTAA
- the secE gene encoding preprotein translocase subunit SecE, protein MEKLITYFKLSKAELGKVIWPLKEQVRNAYITVFVVVAVVSLFLALVDLIMSFSLSKIIG, encoded by the coding sequence ATGGAAAAACTAATAACTTATTTTAAATTATCAAAAGCTGAATTAGGAAAAGTAATTTGGCCTTTGAAAGAGCAAGTTAGAAATGCTTATATTACAGTTTTTGTAGTTGTTGCTGTTGTTTCTTTGTTTTTGGCATTAGTTGATTTGATTATGTCATTTTCATTATCTAAAATTATAGGATAG
- the rpmG gene encoding 50S ribosomal protein L33, with protein sequence MRIKVGLKCEECGDINYSTFKNSKNTTEKLELKKYCPRLKKHTIHKEVKLKS encoded by the coding sequence ATGAGAATTAAAGTCGGATTAAAATGTGAAGAATGTGGTGATATTAACTACAGCACTTTTAAAAATAGTAAAAATACAACTGAAAAGTTAGAATTAAAAAAGTATTGTCCTAGATTAAAAAAACATACTATTCATAAAGAAGTTAAATTAAAAAGTTAA
- the tuf gene encoding elongation factor Tu codes for MAKEKFSRNKPHVNIGTIGHVDHGKTTLTAAISAVLSRRGLAELKDYDNIDNAPEEKERGITIATSHIEYETENRHYAHVDCPGHADYVKNMITGAAQMDGAILVVSAADGPMPQTREHILLSRQVGVPYIVVFMNKADMVDDAELLELVEMEIRELLSSYDFPGDDTPIISGSALQALEEAKAGQDGEWSKKILDLMAAVDEYIPTPTRDTDKDFLMPIEDVFSISGRGTVVTGRIEKGVVKVGDTIEIVGIRDTQTTTVTGVEMFRKEMDQGEAGDNVGVLLRGTKKEDVLRGMVLAKPKSITPHTDFEAEVYILNKDEGGRHTPFFNNYRPQFYVRTTDVTGSIKLADGVEMVMPGENVRITVSLIAPVALEEGTRFAIREGGRTVGSGVVSKIIK; via the coding sequence ATGGCTAAAGAAAAATTTTCACGTAATAAGCCTCACGTAAATATTGGTACTATTGGTCACGTTGATCATGGTAAAACAACTTTAACAGCTGCTATCTCTGCTGTTCTTTCTAGAAGAGGTTTGGCTGAGCTAAAAGATTATGATAATATCGATAATGCTCCTGAAGAAAAAGAGCGTGGTATTACTATTGCTACATCTCATATTGAGTATGAAACAGAAAATCGCCACTATGCTCATGTTGATTGTCCAGGTCACGCAGACTATGTTAAAAATATGATTACTGGTGCTGCTCAAATGGATGGTGCTATTCTTGTTGTTTCTGCTGCAGATGGTCCAATGCCACAAACTAGAGAGCATATTCTACTTTCTCGTCAAGTAGGTGTACCATATATCGTTGTTTTTATGAATAAAGCTGATATGGTTGATGATGCTGAATTATTAGAATTAGTTGAAATGGAAATTAGAGAATTATTAAGCTCATATGATTTCCCAGGAGATGATACACCAATTATTTCAGGTTCTGCTTTACAAGCACTTGAAGAAGCAAAAGCTGGTCAAGATGGTGAATGGTCTAAAAAAATCCTAGATCTTATGGCTGCAGTTGATGAATATATTCCAACTCCAACCCGTGATACAGATAAAGATTTCTTAATGCCTATCGAAGATGTATTCTCTATTTCAGGTCGTGGTACAGTTGTTACTGGTAGAATTGAAAAAGGTGTTGTAAAAGTTGGCGATACTATTGAAATAGTTGGTATTAGAGATACTCAAACAACCACAGTAACTGGTGTTGAAATGTTTAGAAAAGAAATGGATCAAGGCGAAGCAGGTGATAATGTAGGTGTTCTTCTTCGTGGAACTAAAAAAGAAGATGTTCTTCGTGGTATGGTTCTTGCTAAACCAAAATCAATTACACCACATACTGATTTTGAAGCTGAAGTTTATATTTTAAATAAAGATGAAGGTGGTCGTCATACACCATTCTTTAATAATTACAGACCACAATTTTATGTAAGAACAACCGATGTAACTGGTTCTATCAAACTTGCAGATGGTGTTGAAATGGTTATGCCAGGTGAGAATGTAAGAATTACTGTAAGTCTAATTGCTCCAGTTGCACTTGAAGAAGGTACTCGTTTTGCTATCCGTGAGGGTGGACGTACTGTTGGTTCAGGTGTTGTTTCTAAAATTATTAAATAA
- the rplA gene encoding 50S ribosomal protein L1 gives MSKNTKRFTELLKKIDSNKNYLMDEAISAVKTLASAKFDETVEIALKLNVDPRHADQMVRGSVVLPAGTGKKVRVAVIAKDAKADEAKNAGADIVGSDDLVEEIQKGNMNFDVLIATPNLMGLVGKVGRILGPKGLMPNPKTGTVTMDVAQAVNNAKNGQVNFRVDKQGNIHAGLGKVSFTQEQLKENITAFVKAINKHKPAAAKGRYIKNASLSLTMSPSLSLDTQELLDTK, from the coding sequence ATGTCAAAAAATACTAAAAGATTTACAGAATTATTAAAAAAGATAGATTCAAATAAAAATTACTTAATGGATGAGGCAATTAGTGCAGTAAAAACTCTTGCTTCTGCTAAATTTGATGAAACGGTTGAAATAGCATTAAAACTAAATGTTGATCCAAGACATGCTGATCAAATGGTAAGAGGTAGTGTTGTTTTACCAGCTGGTACAGGAAAAAAAGTTCGTGTTGCAGTAATTGCTAAAGATGCTAAAGCAGATGAAGCAAAAAATGCTGGTGCTGATATAGTTGGAAGTGATGATTTGGTTGAAGAAATTCAAAAAGGAAATATGAATTTTGATGTTTTAATCGCTACTCCAAATTTAATGGGTTTAGTTGGTAAAGTTGGTCGTATTTTAGGTCCGAAAGGTTTAATGCCAAATCCAAAAACTGGGACAGTTACAATGGATGTTGCTCAAGCTGTAAATAATGCTAAAAACGGACAAGTGAATTTTCGTGTAGATAAACAAGGTAATATTCATGCAGGATTAGGTAAAGTAAGCTTTACACAAGAACAATTAAAAGAAAATATAACAGCTTTTGTTAAAGCTATCAATAAGCATAAACCAGCAGCAGCAAAAGGAAGATACATTAAAAACGCAAGTCTTTCTTTGACTATGAGTCCTTCTCTTTCTCTTGATACTCAAGAATTACTTGATACAAAATAA
- the rplL gene encoding 50S ribosomal protein L7/L12: MAITKEDVLEFISNLSVLELSELVKEFEEKFGVSAAPVMVAGAAVAGATGAAAEEKTEFDIVIQDGGDKKINVIKVVRALTGLGLKEAKDAVEQTPSVIKEGVSKAEAEEAKKQLEEAGAKVELK; the protein is encoded by the coding sequence ATGGCAATTACTAAAGAAGATGTATTAGAATTTATTTCTAACCTAAGTGTTCTTGAACTTTCAGAGTTAGTAAAAGAATTTGAAGAAAAATTTGGTGTTTCTGCAGCTCCAGTTATGGTTGCAGGTGCCGCTGTTGCAGGTGCTACAGGTGCTGCTGCTGAAGAAAAAACTGAATTTGATATTGTAATACAAGATGGTGGTGACAAAAAAATAAATGTTATTAAAGTTGTTCGTGCTTTAACTGGCCTTGGACTAAAAGAAGCAAAAGATGCAGTTGAGCAAACTCCATCAGTTATTAAAGAAGGTGTTAGTAAGGCTGAGGCTGAAGAAGCTAAAAAACAACTTGAAGAAGCTGGCGCTAAGGTTGAGCTTAAATAA
- a CDS encoding major outer membrane protein, with the protein MKLVKLSLVAALAAGAFSAANAVSLEEAIKDVDVSGMLRYRFESNRYTQGDEVSNGYSGNKANRHRFKSQLNFKAALDDNFKAFVQFEYNQTDFGFGSQAQGNLGTGTKSTFGVKQAYLEYTNETYATSVTFGKLEVGSIWTDDAVGTGAKIVNNSIEGLTFAGYWFDALNYVDDGDFGTTKLNKSSLYGAAVLGDFDPFAFQLWAAYSANNAFLYAIDASYKFSFNDANFKIQGQYLGNSLDGDFENFYNNAVDNGSFYAAKLSGDISAFDFQLGVVGYGEKDKKTVVTLEDLGKVIAPGERIFYSEGSDLRGDFGENFFYFAGLGYTFAETVRVGFDYVGGKSEQVGYDIDKNEYVARVSYAYSPKLTFSGFYSYLTEDFGIQGVDNGDNQFIRLQALYKF; encoded by the coding sequence ATGAAACTAGTTAAACTTAGTTTAGTAGCAGCTTTGGCTGCAGGTGCTTTTTCAGCAGCTAATGCTGTTTCACTTGAAGAAGCTATAAAAGATGTTGATGTATCAGGAATGTTAAGATACAGATTTGAATCTAACAGATACACACAAGGTGATGAAGTTTCTAATGGTTACAGTGGTAACAAAGCGAACAGACACAGATTCAAATCACAACTAAATTTCAAAGCAGCTTTAGATGATAACTTCAAAGCTTTCGTTCAATTTGAATACAATCAAACAGATTTTGGTTTTGGTAGTCAAGCACAAGGAAATCTTGGTACTGGAACAAAAAGTACATTTGGTGTAAAACAAGCTTACTTAGAATACACTAACGAAACTTATGCTACAAGCGTAACTTTCGGTAAATTAGAAGTTGGTTCTATTTGGACTGATGATGCAGTAGGCACAGGAGCTAAAATCGTTAATAATTCTATCGAAGGTTTAACTTTTGCAGGTTATTGGTTTGATGCTTTAAACTATGTTGATGATGGTGATTTTGGTACAACAAAACTAAATAAATCTTCACTATATGGTGCTGCTGTATTAGGCGATTTTGATCCATTTGCTTTCCAATTATGGGCTGCTTATTCAGCTAACAATGCGTTCTTATATGCAATTGATGCTAGCTATAAATTCAGCTTCAATGATGCAAACTTCAAAATCCAAGGTCAATATTTAGGCAATAGCTTAGATGGCGATTTTGAAAACTTCTACAATAACGCTGTAGATAATGGTAGCTTCTATGCAGCTAAATTAAGTGGAGATATTTCTGCATTTGATTTCCAATTAGGTGTTGTAGGCTATGGTGAAAAAGACAAAAAAACTGTAGTTACTTTAGAAGATTTAGGTAAAGTTATTGCTCCAGGTGAAAGAATTTTCTATTCTGAAGGTAGTGATTTAAGAGGTGATTTTGGTGAAAACTTCTTCTACTTTGCAGGTTTAGGTTATACTTTTGCTGAAACTGTAAGAGTAGGATTTGACTATGTAGGTGGTAAATCTGAGCAAGTTGGTTATGATATAGACAAAAACGAATATGTTGCAAGAGTATCTTATGCTTATAGTCCAAAACTTACATTTAGTGGATTTTATTCTTACTTAACTGAAGATTTCGGTATTCAAGGTGTTGATAATGGTGATAACCAATTCATCAGACTTCAAGCTTTATACAAATTCTAA
- the nusG gene encoding transcription termination/antitermination protein NusG: MNHKWYAIQTYAGSEMAVKKAIENLVRDHGIQEQLLEVIVPTEDVIEFKNGKEKISERSLYSGYVFANIDLSTELWHKIQSLPKVGRFIGESKKPTPLSEKDINLILEKVKNKAAPKPKISFDKEESVRITEGPFANFVGIVEEYDMVRGVLKLNVSIFGRSTPVEILYSQVEKIV, translated from the coding sequence ATGAATCACAAATGGTATGCAATTCAAACTTATGCAGGCAGTGAAATGGCTGTAAAAAAAGCTATAGAAAATTTAGTTAGAGATCATGGAATTCAAGAGCAATTACTAGAAGTTATTGTTCCGACTGAAGATGTGATTGAATTTAAAAATGGTAAAGAAAAAATAAGCGAAAGAAGCTTATATTCTGGTTATGTTTTTGCAAATATTGATTTATCAACTGAGCTTTGGCATAAAATACAATCTTTACCAAAAGTAGGAAGATTTATAGGGGAAAGTAAAAAACCAACCCCATTAAGTGAAAAAGATATCAATCTTATTTTAGAAAAGGTGAAAAATAAAGCAGCACCTAAGCCTAAAATTTCATTTGATAAAGAAGAAAGTGTAAGAATAACCGAAGGTCCTTTTGCAAACTTTGTTGGTATTGTAGAAGAATATGATATGGTTAGAGGTGTTTTAAAACTAAATGTTTCAATATTTGGCAGATCAACCCCAGTGGAAATCTTATACTCTCAAGTTGAAAAGATAGTTTAA
- the rplK gene encoding 50S ribosomal protein L11, producing MAKKVVGEIKLQIAATKANPSPPVGPALGQQGVNIMEFCKAFNEKTKDMAGFNIPVVITVYADKSFTFITKQPPATDLIKKTAGISKGADNPLKNKVGKLTKAQVLEIVDKKIADMNTKDREQAAKIIMGSARSMGVEIVD from the coding sequence ATGGCTAAAAAAGTCGTAGGAGAAATTAAATTACAAATAGCTGCTACTAAGGCTAATCCATCACCTCCAGTTGGTCCTGCTTTGGGTCAGCAAGGTGTAAATATTATGGAATTTTGTAAAGCATTTAACGAAAAAACAAAAGATATGGCTGGTTTTAATATTCCAGTTGTTATTACTGTTTATGCAGATAAAAGCTTTACTTTTATTACTAAACAGCCACCAGCAACTGATTTGATTAAAAAAACTGCTGGTATTTCTAAAGGTGCAGATAATCCTCTTAAAAATAAAGTAGGAAAACTCACTAAAGCACAAGTTTTAGAGATTGTTGATAAAAAAATTGCTGATATGAACACAAAAGATAGAGAGCAAGCTGCTAAGATTATTATGGGTTCTGCTCGTTCTATGGGTGTTGAAATCGTAGATTAA